A region of Flocculibacter collagenilyticus DNA encodes the following proteins:
- a CDS encoding (2Fe-2S)-binding protein, whose translation MYVCICHGVTDKTIEKSIDNGATTMKQLRQELKVTSQCGKCTQCTKKVLNRKLLQIAEPQPCVA comes from the coding sequence ATGTACGTTTGTATCTGCCATGGTGTAACAGACAAAACAATTGAAAAATCAATAGATAACGGTGCAACCACCATGAAGCAACTTCGTCAGGAGTTAAAAGTTACTTCACAGTGTGGCAAGTGTACACAGTGCACAAAAAAAGTACTTAACCGTAAACTATTACAAATTGCAGAACCACAGCCGTGCGTTGCGTAA
- the bfr gene encoding bacterioferritin: MHGNKKVIDSLNRLLENELSAIDQYFIHSRMYQDWGYDKLYERLDHEMDEEKQHCDWIIKRILFLEGTPNMSKRRPLLIGDDVESMMKNDLTLELEVVKAVREVIAICEAEHDYESRNILQKLLFDTEEDHVFWLEQQVGLIDKIGLPNYIQSQMG, encoded by the coding sequence ATGCATGGTAATAAAAAGGTCATTGACAGTTTAAACCGCTTATTAGAAAACGAGCTTTCCGCTATTGATCAATACTTTATTCACTCTCGCATGTATCAAGACTGGGGTTACGATAAATTGTACGAACGTTTAGATCATGAAATGGATGAAGAAAAACAACACTGCGATTGGATTATTAAACGTATTCTGTTTTTAGAAGGTACGCCAAATATGTCTAAGCGTCGCCCTTTATTAATAGGTGATGATGTTGAATCGATGATGAAGAATGATTTAACACTGGAATTAGAAGTAGTAAAAGCAGTACGAGAAGTGATTGCCATTTGTGAAGCAGAGCACGATTACGAAAGTCGTAATATTTTACAAAAGCTGTTATTTGATACTGAAGAAGATCACGTATTTTGGCTAGAACAGCAAGTTGGCTTAATCGATAAAATTGGTTTGCCAAATTACATCCAATCTCAAATGGGCTAG
- the bfr gene encoding bacterioferritin: MKSEKSVIMQLNNVLANELIAINQYFLHARMFKNWGFNKLNSADYKRSIQAMKNADYLMERILFLEGLPNVQDLGRLMIGEDSEEMIGANLKLEMQSLPTLKDAIKHCEDHNDYISRKLLTEILTSAEAHIDWLEEQQGLIKSIGIKNYLQSQC; the protein is encoded by the coding sequence ATGAAAAGCGAAAAATCTGTCATCATGCAACTAAACAACGTACTAGCTAACGAGCTTATTGCTATTAACCAGTACTTTTTACATGCACGCATGTTTAAAAATTGGGGATTTAACAAGCTAAATAGTGCTGACTATAAACGTTCTATTCAAGCCATGAAAAATGCTGATTACCTAATGGAACGTATTTTATTTTTAGAAGGTTTACCCAACGTACAAGATTTAGGTCGCTTGATGATTGGTGAAGACAGCGAAGAAATGATTGGCGCTAACTTAAAGCTTGAAATGCAAAGTTTACCAACACTTAAAGATGCAATTAAACATTGCGAAGATCACAACGACTATATAAGCCGCAAGTTATTAACTGAAATATTAACTAGCGCAGAAGCGCATATTGATTGGCTTGAAGAGCAGCAAGGCTTAATTAAAAGTATTGGAATTAAAAACTATTTACAGTCTCAGTGTTAA
- a CDS encoding ISAs1 family transposase has protein sequence MTNNFITYFSIIEDPRIDRCKKHELIDILFLSICAVLSGAEGWEDIEDFGHVKIDWLKRYLPFANGIPKHDTIARVMSRLDPVAIQTSFINWVNEIAEQVDGEVIAIDGKAARRSFTTKDRKNPLHMVSAWSCGNGLVLGQQKVDDKSNEITAIPKLLDLLDVKGATVTLDAMGCQHAITKKIQSKGADYVIALKGNQSTLNEEVQAWFHKCHREKLANTAHSIYEHIDSGHGRIEERTCTQLEIDNNWITDNENWSSIQTVVSVESKRHIGDKMTSETRYYISSLGLNAERLNGIIRNHWGVENCLHWTLDMTFHEDDSRIRRGNAAEVMNAFRKLALNIVKTDTTKKASMKRKLKMAALDDDFRAELLLRGN, from the coding sequence ATGACCAACAACTTCATCACTTACTTTTCCATCATAGAAGACCCGCGAATAGACCGTTGTAAAAAGCATGAGTTGATAGATATTTTATTTTTATCTATCTGTGCCGTGCTATCAGGCGCAGAAGGCTGGGAAGATATCGAAGATTTCGGACATGTAAAAATTGACTGGTTAAAGCGTTATCTCCCCTTTGCAAATGGTATTCCCAAGCATGACACCATAGCCCGAGTAATGAGCCGTTTAGACCCTGTAGCCATTCAAACCAGCTTTATCAATTGGGTAAATGAAATCGCCGAGCAAGTGGATGGCGAAGTTATCGCCATTGATGGAAAAGCCGCTCGTAGAAGCTTCACAACCAAAGACAGAAAGAACCCGTTGCATATGGTCAGTGCATGGAGTTGTGGCAATGGTCTGGTACTAGGACAACAAAAAGTAGATGATAAATCCAATGAGATAACAGCCATCCCCAAGCTGCTGGATTTACTTGATGTAAAAGGTGCAACCGTTACGTTAGACGCCATGGGATGTCAGCACGCAATTACAAAGAAAATTCAATCCAAAGGTGCTGATTACGTCATTGCACTAAAAGGCAATCAAAGTACACTCAATGAAGAGGTTCAAGCATGGTTTCATAAGTGCCACAGAGAAAAACTCGCTAACACAGCTCATAGTATTTATGAGCACATTGACAGCGGCCATGGTCGAATAGAAGAAAGAACGTGTACCCAATTGGAAATTGATAACAATTGGATAACCGATAATGAAAACTGGAGCAGTATTCAAACGGTTGTCAGTGTAGAATCTAAGCGTCATATTGGAGATAAAATGACTTCCGAAACGCGTTATTACATCAGCTCATTAGGACTAAATGCAGAACGATTAAATGGCATAATTCGCAATCACTGGGGCGTTGAAAACTGCTTACACTGGACGCTAGATATGACATTCCATGAAGACGATTCACGTATTAGGCGGGGCAATGCAGCTGAAGTCATGAATGCATTTAGAAAATTGGCGTTGAATATTGTGAAAACAGATACAACGAAAAAAGCCAGCATGAAACGAAAGCTAAAAATGGCGGCATTAGATGATGATTTTAGAGCCGAGTTACTTCTGAGGGGAAATTAA